One region of Micromonospora ureilytica genomic DNA includes:
- a CDS encoding PH domain-containing protein: protein MANIAYDRKEQVQQIESGLLEGEQIIAVYDAVGTGTGFIGLTDRRVIIQDRSFVGKRFAITSIPYSKITSVSVVSNKSWGGSFFSTGAIAIHVGTHTYEVEFRGAQKSHHVHNVILHHIS, encoded by the coding sequence ATGGCGAACATCGCGTACGACCGCAAAGAGCAGGTCCAGCAGATCGAGAGCGGCCTCCTCGAAGGCGAGCAGATCATCGCCGTCTACGACGCCGTCGGCACCGGCACCGGGTTCATCGGGCTGACCGACCGCCGAGTGATCATCCAGGACCGCTCGTTCGTCGGGAAGCGGTTCGCGATCACCAGCATCCCGTACTCGAAGATCACCAGCGTGAGCGTTGTCAGCAACAAGTCGTGGGGTGGGTCGTTCTTCTCCACCGGCGCCATCGCCATCCACGTCGGCACGCACACCTACGAGGTGGAGTTCCGTGGCGCGCAGAAGAGCCACCACGTGCACAACGTGATCCTGCACCACATCTCCTGA
- a CDS encoding LysR family transcriptional regulator, translated as MLERYEVETFLTLAEELHFGRTAERLTVSTGRVSHIVKKLERRVGAPLFARTSRVVRLTPIGRQLADELAPLVAEMNEAVRRAMDAARGVTGTLRVAFLGEWTAPVLLRAVALFGERHPDCRVEVHEAQLSTTRSGLLDGSTDVLIASYPFDGMATGPALLSEGRALAVAAGHPLTRELSVSLEVLADHPVVQYPTVTSVEFKRDRTPERTPSGRPVPRGPAGNTFSEMLSLVALGRGVLPVGEHTRRYYPRPDVAYVPIHDAPPIERGPVWLPSNTTTRVREFVRAATDANPR; from the coding sequence GTGCTGGAGCGGTACGAGGTCGAGACGTTCCTGACGCTCGCGGAGGAACTTCACTTCGGCCGGACCGCCGAGCGGTTGACCGTCAGCACCGGCCGGGTCAGCCACATCGTGAAGAAGCTGGAACGCCGGGTCGGCGCACCGCTGTTCGCCCGCACCAGTCGCGTCGTCCGGCTGACCCCGATCGGCCGGCAACTCGCCGACGAGCTGGCCCCGCTGGTCGCCGAGATGAACGAGGCCGTCCGCCGCGCGATGGACGCTGCCCGGGGCGTCACCGGGACGCTACGAGTGGCGTTCCTCGGCGAGTGGACCGCGCCGGTGCTGCTCCGGGCAGTGGCTCTGTTCGGTGAACGGCACCCCGACTGCCGGGTGGAGGTGCACGAGGCGCAGTTGTCCACCACCCGATCCGGGCTGCTAGACGGCTCCACCGACGTGCTGATCGCCTCGTACCCCTTTGATGGCATGGCCACCGGCCCGGCGCTGCTCTCCGAAGGCCGGGCGCTGGCGGTGGCGGCGGGTCACCCGCTCACCCGGGAGCTGTCGGTGTCGTTGGAGGTGCTCGCCGACCACCCGGTGGTGCAGTACCCGACCGTGACCTCGGTCGAGTTCAAGCGGGACCGCACCCCGGAGCGCACCCCTTCCGGCCGGCCGGTGCCGCGAGGGCCCGCCGGGAACACCTTCTCCGAGATGCTGTCCCTGGTCGCGCTGGGCCGGGGCGTCCTGCCGGTGGGCGAGCACACGCGGCGCTACTACCCGCGCCCCGACGTGGCGTACGTGCCCATCCACGACGCGCCACCGATCGAACGCGGGCCGGTCTGGCTGCCCAGCAACACCACCACCCGGGTACGCGAGTTCGTCCGCGCCGCGACCGACGCGAACCCCCGATGA
- a CDS encoding VOC family protein, with amino-acid sequence MSAVRVTGFDHLVLTVADVERSLDFYCGRLGLTPVRVDEWRAGTAPFPSVRISPGSIIDLVRGEPQGANVDHFCLVVAPLDWAQVIESGVFTVLTGPVSRFGARGSATSIYVQDPDGNSVELRWYPQDAGSASGMVVRAR; translated from the coding sequence GTGAGCGCGGTGCGGGTCACCGGTTTCGACCACCTGGTGCTGACCGTCGCCGACGTGGAACGGTCCCTGGACTTCTACTGCGGCCGGCTCGGGCTGACGCCGGTACGGGTCGACGAGTGGCGTGCGGGCACGGCCCCGTTCCCGTCGGTGCGGATCAGCCCCGGCAGCATCATCGACCTCGTCCGAGGGGAGCCGCAGGGCGCGAACGTGGACCACTTCTGCCTGGTGGTGGCACCACTGGACTGGGCGCAAGTGATCGAGTCGGGGGTCTTCACGGTGCTGACCGGTCCGGTCAGCCGGTTCGGCGCCCGCGGTTCGGCGACCTCGATCTACGTGCAGGACCCGGATGGCAACTCGGTGGAGCTGCGCTGGTACCCGCAGGACGCAGGGTCGGCTTCGGGAATGGTCGTCAGGGCTCGGTGA
- a CDS encoding 4a-hydroxytetrahydrobiopterin dehydratase: MRVLFNSRAKHDYLSDALTLLSGWTREGEQIRRTLVIDDTQHAALTERVKVVADALHLRPEISRRADSTQIRVGHGSGDPLTEGEILLAARIEDAYRAVTEP; this comes from the coding sequence ATGCGCGTGCTGTTCAACAGCAGGGCCAAGCACGACTACCTTTCCGACGCGTTGACCTTGCTATCTGGTTGGACACGCGAAGGCGAGCAGATCCGACGAACGCTCGTGATCGACGATACCCAACACGCCGCACTAACTGAACGCGTCAAGGTCGTCGCGGATGCACTGCATCTGCGGCCCGAGATCAGCCGCCGGGCCGACAGCACCCAGATCCGGGTCGGGCACGGCAGCGGCGACCCCCTGACCGAGGGCGAGATCCTGTTGGCCGCCCGCATCGAGGACGCGTACCGGGCGGTCACCGAGCCCTGA
- a CDS encoding (deoxy)nucleoside triphosphate pyrophosphohydrolase, with amino-acid sequence MQTERANGGGQAERRDLKVIVGAAIIRDGRVLACARSAPPEVAGMWEFPGGKVEPGEAETDALIRECAEELAVRVEIGERVGRNVRMAHGRSVLKVYAARLLGGDQPQALEHEALRWLTADELDSVTWLPADAPIVAALRPLLLNSR; translated from the coding sequence GTGCAGACCGAACGGGCGAATGGTGGCGGGCAGGCCGAACGACGGGACCTGAAGGTGATCGTCGGTGCGGCGATCATCCGGGATGGGCGGGTGCTCGCCTGTGCGCGTTCCGCCCCACCCGAGGTAGCGGGCATGTGGGAATTTCCGGGCGGAAAGGTCGAGCCGGGGGAGGCCGAGACCGACGCGCTGATCCGGGAGTGCGCCGAGGAGTTGGCCGTACGCGTCGAGATCGGTGAGCGGGTCGGCCGCAACGTACGGATGGCGCACGGCCGCTCGGTGCTCAAGGTGTACGCGGCCCGCCTGCTCGGCGGCGACCAGCCACAGGCGCTGGAGCACGAGGCGCTCCGGTGGCTCACCGCCGACGAACTGGACTCGGTCACCTGGCTCCCCGCCGACGCCCCCATCGTGGCAGCCCTCCGCCCCCTCCTCCTCAACTCGCGTTGA
- a CDS encoding succinate dehydrogenase/fumarate reductase iron-sulfur subunit, translating to MSAKRQFRIWRGDETGGDLQDYMVEVNEGEVVLDVIHRLQATDAPDLACRWNCKAGKCGSCSMEINGKPRLGCMTRMSTFGDDETVTVTPLRTFPVIRDLVTDVSFNYEKARETPAFAPPADLAPGDYRMQQVDVERSQEFRKCIECFLCQTVCHVIRDHDENKQAFSGPRYFIRAAELDMHPLDARTDRKEYAQAEQGLGFCNITKCCTEVCPEHIKITDNGIIPMKERVVDRRYDPLVWLGSKIFRRGETPQTSVTSARQGSATPGSARGGVHSHAGGSHDSQAEAQAQSGVNWHREVPHPTAPAVDDRGKLPLTELTFDRAAAPSPFGDDVTFPLPPEHLNFAHPEQDNKH from the coding sequence ATGAGCGCGAAGCGTCAGTTCCGGATCTGGCGGGGCGACGAGACCGGCGGTGACCTCCAGGACTACATGGTGGAGGTGAACGAGGGCGAGGTCGTCCTCGACGTCATCCACCGTCTGCAGGCCACCGACGCGCCCGACCTGGCCTGCCGGTGGAACTGCAAGGCCGGCAAGTGCGGCTCCTGCTCCATGGAGATCAACGGCAAGCCGCGGTTGGGTTGCATGACGCGGATGTCGACCTTCGGCGACGACGAGACCGTCACGGTCACCCCGCTGCGTACCTTCCCGGTCATCCGGGACCTGGTCACCGACGTCTCGTTCAACTACGAGAAGGCACGGGAGACCCCGGCGTTCGCCCCTCCGGCCGACCTGGCCCCGGGTGACTACCGGATGCAGCAGGTCGACGTCGAGCGCTCGCAGGAGTTCCGCAAGTGCATCGAGTGCTTCCTGTGCCAGACGGTCTGCCACGTGATCCGTGACCACGACGAGAACAAGCAGGCGTTCTCCGGCCCGCGGTACTTCATCCGGGCGGCCGAGCTGGACATGCACCCGCTGGACGCGCGGACCGACCGCAAAGAGTACGCGCAGGCCGAACAGGGCCTCGGCTTCTGCAACATCACCAAGTGCTGCACCGAGGTCTGCCCCGAGCACATCAAGATCACTGACAACGGGATCATCCCCATGAAGGAACGGGTCGTCGACCGCAGGTACGATCCCCTTGTGTGGCTTGGTAGCAAGATCTTCCGTCGGGGCGAGACGCCCCAGACCAGCGTGACCTCCGCCCGTCAGGGCTCGGCGACGCCGGGCTCCGCCCGAGGTGGGGTGCACTCGCATGCGGGTGGTTCCCACGATTCGCAGGCCGAGGCGCAGGCGCAGAGCGGCGTCAACTGGCACCGGGAGGTGCCCCACCCGACCGCTCCGGCGGTCGACGACCGGGGCAAGCTTCCGCTGACCGAGCTCACCTTCGACCGGGCCGCCGCGCCGTCGCCGTTCGGCGACGACGTGACCTTCCCGTTGCCTCCGGAGCACCTCAACTTCGCCCACCCGGAGCAGGACAACAAGCACTAA